From Lolium perenne isolate Kyuss_39 chromosome 5, Kyuss_2.0, whole genome shotgun sequence, a single genomic window includes:
- the LOC127301942 gene encoding homeobox-leucine zipper protein HOX4, whose amino-acid sequence MKRPSGGGSPSSLLQMPNPNDMDYAMEAEADAEEEMTAYRGEKKRRLSAEQVRALERSFEVENKLEPERKARLARDLGLQPRQVAVWFQNRRARWKTKQLERDYNALRGSYDALRLDHDALRRDKEALLAEIKDLKGKLGDEDAAASFTSVKEEPAASDGPPPAGVGSSDSDSSGVLNDTDATGATPAPPEAPAPDAVTTLLGGPGAAAVAGHAFFHGSFPKLEEDETGFLDDEGPCGGFFDDEPPLAWWTEPAEPWK is encoded by the exons ATGAAGCGTCCCAGCGGCGGCGGCagcccctcctccctcctccagaTGCCCAATCCGAACG ATATGGACTACGccatggaggcggaggcggacgcgGAGGAGGAGATGACGGCGTACCGGGGGGAGAAGAAGCGGCGGCTGAGCGCGGAGCAGGTGCGCGCCCTGGAGCGCAGCTTCGAGGTGGAGAACAAGCTGGAGCCGGAGCGCAAGGCCCGGCTGGCGCGCGACCTCGGCCTGCAGCCGCGCCAGGTCGCCGTGTGGTTCCAGAACCGCCGCGCGCGCTGGAAGACCAAGCAGCTGGAGCGCGACTACAACGCGCTGCGCGGCTCCTACGACGCGCTGCGCCTCGACCACGACGCGCTCCGCCGCGACAAGGAGGCGCTCCTCGCCGAG ATCAAGGATCTGAAGGGGAAGCTGGGGGACGAGGACGCGGCGGCGAGCTTCACgtcggtgaaggaggagccggcggcgTCGGACGGCCCGCCGCCGGCTGGCGTGGGGTCGTCCGACAGCGACTCGAGCGGGGTGCTGAACGACACGGACGCGACCGGCGCCACGCCGGCGCCTCCGGAGGCTCCTGCTCCGGATGCGGTGACCACCCTCCTCGGCGGGCCcggcgcggcggcggtggcggggcACGCGTTCTTCCACGGGAGCTTCCCGAAGCTGGAGGAGGACGAGACGGGGTTCCTGGACGACGAGGGcccgtgcggcgggttcttcgacGACGAGCCGCCGCTGGCGTGGTGGACCGAGCCCGCGGAGCCCTGGAAATGA